DNA sequence from the Leptospira limi genome:
TTCCAGGAAAGGTAACCTATTCAGCTTATACTGGTAAGATGGTAGATGGATACATTGGACATGGTACTATCGTTAATAAATACCAAAGTTCATCTCGTTTTGATTCCTATAACCCTGGTGTGATGGCAGATTTGAATACTGATTATGGTGGTGTTCAATATTTCGCAAATTCCGTTGTAAATTTTGAAGTGAATGCAGCAAGGGTTTATATCAAACCACTTGCGATAGGAAGATCATTATATTCTTTATTTGATAAATCAGCAGATCTAGTGTATCTAATGGACTTAAGAGGAAATGTTCTGGATGAATCGGGGCGACTCAGTGTAGAAGAAGAAGCTGGTGCTGAAGAAATTCAAAAGAAAAAAGCAGAAGAACTTCGCAAAAAAGAAATCCGACCTGTCAGTAAAGATTCTCGTATGGAACTTGTCGACAATGACCCATGGTACAACCGTTTGACAATAGGTTATACACAAGCCTGGGATAGACAAGCGCCTGTTCAAATGGCTTACAACACCAATGGTTCTCCTGTAACAGAGAAAAAATTAGACAACCCAAAAACAACTGAAGTAACGAGAGCTTCCATTGAGGGAATGGACATTGAATATAGGTTACTGAACCTACCGTTCGTTGAATTTACACCTTATGTCGACTTTAATAAAATCAAAGGATTGGATGGTGCACAAGGTGCCCACTATGGTTCGATCTTTCGATTAGGGACAAAGGATCTGAATGTCATTTTGAAACCTGAGTTTCGCCAAATGACTGCCAATTATGCTCCCATGTATTTTGATAGTTTTTATGAAGTGGAACGATTTCAAAAATTTCCAGTTTCAGCTCCAATCCGTCCAAAATATGAATATTTAGAAAACCAATCCAATGCAAAAGTGACTGGTTATTATCATACAATTTATGTGAATTTTTATCATCTTGGTTTTGAATTTGCTGTGGAAGATTATGGAATCAAAGGAAACAAACGTGTGTTTGCTGCCGCCTATATTCCTTTAGGTTCTTCTTTTCTCATGTCCTTTTATTATACAAAGAAAGGTTTTGATTCGCAAGGGAAAGCTTTTGAAATGGATAATAATACGCAAGCTGCAGCTGAAATCTCTAAAGCATTTGGCCCCATTGTCCTAAGGCTTCAAAATTATCGTAAGTACTATCTGGACTCGAGTGAAAAGACCTTCCTGAGTATCGATGAAATTCGATTTCTTGTATCTGGTGGAATTAGTTTCTAAACAAAAAATACAATAGAGATGAGAAAGCAAACTCTGTTCGTAGATTGATATTCCCTAATGTCATTGTTTTGTATGGTAACTCATTAAAAAATTTCATATCGTCTTCATTCCAACCTGATTCTGGACCAAAAACAAAAAGAGTGTTTTGCAAATGATCCAAAGGTTCTTTGTAGGTTTTGAGATCAAGTTCCCCCATGCGATCCATCACAATGATGTTCCCATCCCAAGTTTCCAGATACTTTTTCCAATTTTGTTTCTGCCCAAACTGAATCATTGGAAAGTGTACATTCCCTGTTTGGCTCATACCTGTATGAACCCACTGATTCCAATCCTTTGTGTAAACGGGTGAAGTCCAATATTCTTTGTTTTTTGTTTCCGTCGCAAAAAAACTAAGCGAGTTGATTCCGTATGCGCCCGCTAGGTGAAAGATTTTTTTTGCAGTCTGTGGTCTAGGTAACGAGAAAAAACAGTGGATCGGTAAAGGGTTTAATGTTCGCGAAAGGGAATCTTTTTTGATAAGGATTGATTCAGTTTCCGTGATTTGAAGGACTCGAAACATATAATTCCCTTCGTTCTGAATCACAACCTGAACCTCTTCATCAGGTTTTTTTTTTAAGATGGTCCTGATATGGTTATGGCGTTCGTCCGTTAGGGTTACTGATTCATTAATACGTAACTCTTCCCTTTGAATCAGTATCCAATTCAAAATTTAAATCTCAATACTCGGTTTTTTGGGTTCTGAAGGTAATATTTCTTCTTCCTCTGATTCGACAGGTGGTCCTTCAAAATCAGGTAGGAAGTTTTTCGGTGATTCTTCTTGGAAAAATGGATCTTGTTTATTTATCTGTCTGTCTGGATTGGTTCCTGCAATTGACCATTTCCAAACATACAATAACAGAATGGAAAAGAGGAGAATTGGTATCCATGGAATTTCTTTTTTATTGTTCCCTCGTTTTGATTTTAGGTAATCAATCGGAGCATACAGTAAATCAAAAATTAGATCTTTATAATTTTGGAATGTTGGTTTAAATTGAAAAGAGGGGATTTCTACTTCACTTACACTGAAACTGTCTTCTTGTTCTATTTCCGGATCAAAAGTAAATCGGTGAGAGCAGACGGGACATTGAACCAAAATGGTTCCCTGCGTAACAGGGAACCGTAACATCGTGGAACAATTCGGACATTGTTTTACGCGATTCAATTAAGAACCTGTATGTTCTTAGTATTTCAAAGAACTTTTCAATGCTTCAACGTTTTTCTTATAATGTTTGTTTGAATCACGATCATTATAATCAAAGATTTTTGTGAATAGTTTATCAAAATAATCTAGGTTTTTGAAATAAAATTGTTTTTTAAAATTATTTCGGATTGGGTTTGATTTTGTGTTTTCCACGTTTGAAAGAATGTATTTACCAACTCCTTTTTCAGAAGGTGTTTCTGGAGTTCCCCAAACTGGATAATCATCATGTTGGTAAAACAATTCAATTTTATCATTATGTGCTGGATCACCGTTAGGAGCAACGTCAGCAATCACAGAAATAATCTTATCTTCTAAAACAAAATTGTTTTGGTAAATGTAAGTTCTCACCTTTGTAAGGTTACGTGGTTGTTCTTTTCTTGGATCTGGATCTGCGTTGTTAGATCCTTCAAAAAAAAGTTCCATTTTTTTGAATTTTGCACCTAAGTTTTTAGAAGATTTTCCATCTTCACTTCCAACAAAATCAAATACTTCAAGGTGCAAACAAGTGTTATCTTGTGCTTCTTGTTTATCAGCTAGTTCACAACGTTCTCCGTCTGCACTTGGTTTTCCTTTGTACAACACAGTTTTGTGTGGAAGAGTTCTTACTTTCATTTTGAAAAGAACAGTATGAAGGCGAAGGCGTTTGTTCACTTCAGAGATATTATCATCGAGTTCTTTTTCTGTATCAGCCATCGATTTCCCTGATTGAGAAGGATCGATTCCTGCAGAAGTAGAGCCAGTTTCTGAACTACCAGTTTGAGCGAAAACCCCAATGCTAAGTAGTAAAATGGGGAGAATTAATTTTATTTTCATGTCCGAATCTTCCTAAAAGGTTAATTTGAGGATACCAAGGAACGTCCCATGGG
Encoded proteins:
- a CDS encoding zinc ribbon domain-containing protein, coding for MNRVKQCPNCSTMLRFPVTQGTILVQCPVCSHRFTFDPEIEQEDSFSVSEVEIPSFQFKPTFQNYKDLIFDLLYAPIDYLKSKRGNNKKEIPWIPILLFSILLLYVWKWSIAGTNPDRQINKQDPFFQEESPKNFLPDFEGPPVESEEEEILPSEPKKPSIEI
- a CDS encoding RsmE family RNA methyltransferase — translated: MNWILIQREELRINESVTLTDERHNHIRTILKKKPDEEVQVVIQNEGNYMFRVLQITETESILIKKDSLSRTLNPLPIHCFFSLPRPQTAKKIFHLAGAYGINSLSFFATETKNKEYWTSPVYTKDWNQWVHTGMSQTGNVHFPMIQFGQKQNWKKYLETWDGNIIVMDRMGELDLKTYKEPLDHLQNTLFVFGPESGWNEDDMKFFNELPYKTMTLGNINLRTEFAFSSLLYFLFRN
- the fcpB gene encoding flagellar-coiling protein FcpB; this encodes MKIKLILPILLLSIGVFAQTGSSETGSTSAGIDPSQSGKSMADTEKELDDNISEVNKRLRLHTVLFKMKVRTLPHKTVLYKGKPSADGERCELADKQEAQDNTCLHLEVFDFVGSEDGKSSKNLGAKFKKMELFFEGSNNADPDPRKEQPRNLTKVRTYIYQNNFVLEDKIISVIADVAPNGDPAHNDKIELFYQHDDYPVWGTPETPSEKGVGKYILSNVENTKSNPIRNNFKKQFYFKNLDYFDKLFTKIFDYNDRDSNKHYKKNVEALKSSLKY